Proteins encoded by one window of Vibrio panuliri:
- the recR gene encoding recombination mediator RecR codes for MRTSHMLEQLMEALRCLPGVGPKSAQRMAFHLLQRDRKGGLQLADALSQAMTEIGHCSECRTFTEEDTCHICTNAKRQENGQLCVVESPADIAAVEATGQFSGRYFVLMGHLSPLDGIGPSDIGLDVLDYRLRHGDIQEVILATNPTVEGEATAHYIAELCREHQVDASRIAHGVPVGGELELVDGTTLSHSLLGRHKL; via the coding sequence ATGCGCACCAGTCATATGCTGGAGCAATTGATGGAGGCCTTACGTTGTCTACCTGGGGTTGGTCCCAAGTCGGCGCAGCGTATGGCCTTTCATTTGTTACAGCGAGATAGAAAAGGCGGCCTGCAATTGGCTGATGCTCTTAGCCAAGCAATGACAGAAATTGGTCACTGTAGTGAGTGCCGTACCTTTACCGAAGAAGATACTTGTCATATCTGCACCAACGCTAAGCGCCAAGAAAACGGTCAGCTTTGTGTGGTTGAGAGCCCTGCCGATATTGCAGCGGTAGAGGCGACAGGTCAGTTTTCTGGTCGATACTTTGTTCTGATGGGACATCTATCTCCCCTTGATGGTATCGGGCCGAGTGATATTGGCTTGGACGTACTGGATTACCGATTACGTCATGGCGATATACAAGAAGTTATTCTGGCCACTAATCCGACCGTAGAAGGCGAAGCGACAGCGCATTACATTGCTGAGCTTTGTCGTGAGCATCAAGTTGACGCAAGTCGTATTGCTCACGGTGTGCCAGTTGGCGGAGAGCTTGAGTTAGTCGATGGAACCACCTTGTCCCATTCGCTTCTAGGACGCCACAAGCTTTAA
- the aqpZ gene encoding aquaporin Z — translation MNKLLAETFGTFWLVLGGCGSAVLAAGFPDVGIGLLGVSLAFGLTVVTMAYAIGHISGCHLNPAVTIGLWVGGRFESKEVLPYIIAQVLGGIIAGGVLYVIASGQMGFDVVSSGFASNGYGEHSPGQYSLIAALVCEIVMTMMFLLVIMGATDSRAPQGFAPLAIGLCLTLIHLISIPVTNTSVNPARSTGVAVFVGDWAISQLWLFWIAPIIGAALGALAYKMIAGKEE, via the coding sequence ATGAACAAACTTCTTGCTGAAACTTTTGGTACTTTTTGGTTGGTGCTAGGTGGTTGTGGTAGCGCCGTTTTGGCCGCTGGCTTTCCTGATGTTGGGATTGGCCTACTCGGCGTATCACTGGCATTTGGCCTCACTGTCGTCACAATGGCTTACGCTATTGGGCATATTTCTGGCTGCCACTTAAACCCAGCAGTCACCATAGGTTTATGGGTTGGAGGGCGCTTTGAGAGCAAAGAAGTGCTGCCTTATATCATTGCTCAAGTATTGGGCGGCATTATTGCTGGCGGAGTGTTGTATGTTATTGCCAGCGGACAGATGGGCTTTGATGTGGTCAGCTCTGGTTTTGCCTCAAACGGCTATGGTGAACATTCTCCCGGACAGTACTCTCTGATTGCCGCCCTAGTGTGTGAGATCGTCATGACCATGATGTTCTTACTGGTGATTATGGGGGCAACCGATTCTAGAGCTCCACAAGGCTTTGCTCCGCTTGCGATTGGTTTGTGCTTAACGCTGATTCACTTGATTTCGATACCTGTGACCAATACTTCAGTTAACCCAGCGCGCAGTACTGGCGTCGCCGTATTTGTTGGTGATTGGGCGATAAGTCAGTTATGGCTGTTTTGGATCGCGCCGATCATTGGGGCAGCATTAGGAGCGCTTGCTTACAAAATGATCGCAGGGAAAGAGGAATGA
- a CDS encoding RidA family protein, translating to MKKVISAEQAPAAIGPYSHGTSYGEMIFTSGQLPVDGATGKVVEGGITEQSVQSLTNLKHVLEAGGGSIDTVLKTTCYLANISDFAEFNKVYADFFKTDCPARSCFAVKDLPLGVLIEVEAIAHKL from the coding sequence ATGAAAAAAGTGATCAGCGCAGAGCAAGCTCCAGCAGCGATTGGCCCATACTCACACGGTACATCTTACGGTGAAATGATCTTCACTTCTGGCCAGCTTCCTGTTGATGGCGCGACTGGTAAAGTTGTTGAAGGTGGTATCACTGAGCAGAGCGTTCAATCACTAACTAACCTTAAGCACGTTCTTGAAGCTGGCGGTGGTAGCATCGATACAGTTCTAAAAACAACTTGCTACCTAGCAAACATTTCTGACTTCGCTGAGTTCAACAAAGTTTACGCAGATTTCTTTAAAACTGATTGCCCAGCACGTAGCTGTTTCGCAGTTAAAGATCTGCCTCTAGGCGTTCTTATCGAAGTTGAAGCGATTGCTCACAAACTATAG
- a CDS encoding helix-turn-helix transcriptional regulator produces MEIKKLTKSDLDILHSMKNVVDGIARMYGEYTEVVLHSLDAESPAIIKIANGHVTERGEGAPITNLALMKLKEGKDVSDSYLTKTSCGKTLHSITTIVRNPKNKPIGLLCINVDMDAPIQSFLKTLLPPRNESELEVASPETFARNIDETIESTINSVQSEVWQNEAIAPSKRNREVVTRLHGLGIFKIKDAVLMVANQLGISRDTIYLYLRELGNN; encoded by the coding sequence TTGGAAATAAAGAAACTGACCAAAAGTGATCTTGATATCCTTCACTCGATGAAGAATGTGGTTGATGGTATTGCTCGCATGTATGGCGAATATACCGAAGTCGTGCTCCACAGCTTAGATGCCGAATCTCCGGCAATCATAAAAATCGCGAACGGCCATGTTACGGAGCGAGGAGAAGGGGCTCCAATTACCAACTTAGCTTTGATGAAATTAAAAGAGGGCAAGGATGTATCTGACTCGTATTTGACGAAAACCTCATGCGGGAAGACTTTGCACTCAATCACAACCATCGTTAGAAACCCAAAGAATAAGCCAATCGGTTTGTTGTGTATTAACGTTGATATGGATGCACCGATTCAGTCATTCTTAAAGACGTTATTGCCGCCTCGCAATGAAAGCGAGTTAGAAGTGGCATCGCCGGAGACATTTGCTCGAAACATTGATGAGACAATCGAAAGTACCATCAACTCAGTGCAGTCTGAGGTTTGGCAAAATGAAGCGATTGCACCGTCTAAGCGAAATCGCGAGGTCGTAACACGCTTACATGGATTGGGTATATTTAAAATTAAAGATGCGGTATTGATGGTTGCGAACCAATTAGGTATTTCGCGAGATACGATTTACCTCTACCTACGAGAATTGGGTAACAATTGA
- a CDS encoding GntR family transcriptional regulator has protein sequence MLYKKVMQDLRTRIDSEEFSIGETLPTEKELIAHYSVSRITVRKAIDELVALGMVEKRQGAGTTIIGKTMVSSMLTLKSTKEYVDDPATKLEYKICEFSLIDPDEELAEILKIGMDEKVYFIRRFKLVNGVPSVYEDSYMPVSMYPKMNVMSLEDSKYRYLEQELGFEIDGAYQDFEAIIPDQHMCDTLKVEASKPLICILSTGILKDGRIFEYTKITSKPGTMSYRHYLKRD, from the coding sequence ATGCTGTATAAGAAGGTAATGCAGGACTTACGTACCCGCATTGATTCAGAAGAGTTCTCGATTGGTGAAACACTGCCGACCGAAAAAGAGTTAATTGCACATTACTCTGTCAGCCGAATCACGGTTCGCAAAGCGATTGATGAGTTAGTCGCACTTGGCATGGTTGAAAAGCGCCAAGGAGCAGGGACAACCATCATTGGTAAAACAATGGTTAGCTCAATGCTGACGCTAAAAAGTACGAAAGAGTATGTAGATGATCCAGCAACAAAGCTGGAGTACAAAATCTGTGAATTTTCGTTAATTGATCCAGATGAAGAACTGGCAGAGATCTTAAAGATTGGTATGGATGAAAAAGTCTATTTCATTCGTCGATTCAAGCTAGTCAATGGTGTGCCTTCTGTGTATGAAGACTCCTATATGCCAGTGTCAATGTATCCAAAAATGAATGTGATGTCGCTGGAAGATTCCAAGTATCGCTATTTGGAGCAAGAGCTAGGGTTTGAGATTGACGGAGCGTATCAAGACTTTGAAGCGATTATCCCCGATCAACATATGTGCGATACGCTAAAAGTTGAAGCCAGTAAGCCACTGATCTGCATTCTTTCTACTGGTATTTTAAAAGATGGACGCATCTTCGAGTACACCAAAATCACATCTAAACCTGGCACCATGTCTTATCGTCACTACCTAAAACGCGATTAA
- a CDS encoding alpha-glucoside-specific PTS transporter subunit IIBC yields the protein MLSAIQRLGGAMFTPVLLFPFVGILVGLTIVLKNPVFVGDLADKNGLYYQVLQVIEEGGWTIFRNMALLFAVGLPIGLAKTAHARAVMVVMVSYLTFNYFVGAMGGFWGDFFGVDFTQAIGGTSGLTEIAGIKTIDTGIFGAIIISGLVTWIHNRTFEKQLPAYLGIFQGASFVAMISFFAMLPAAWLTLYVWPSIQHGILGLQTFMVESGSFGVWLYTFLERILIPTGLHHFVYAPFVYGNIATPNGIAVDWFTNLEMFTQSSQAMVDLFPAGGFALHGNSKIFGCTGIALAMYHTAKPENRKKVAALLIPATLTAVLVGITEPLEFTFLFIAPWLFAIHALLAGTMAMVMYSFGVVGNMGGGLIEFATGNWIPLLGNHTSMVITQIAIGLCFTVIYYFVFKYLIVKFNVPIAGRGEAELKLHTKDDFNKKHGITGKGAQGASPLQVQAVETIHGLGGVENIADLSNCATRLRVTVKDPAKVESAEYFMSTGAVNLVKNGNAVQVIIGLSVPQLREECEKIVSVYKAEQKVDELTPSPAS from the coding sequence ATGTTGAGTGCGATACAACGATTAGGCGGAGCAATGTTTACCCCAGTCTTGCTGTTCCCGTTTGTAGGGATACTAGTCGGATTAACCATTGTTCTTAAAAACCCAGTTTTTGTTGGTGATCTTGCTGATAAAAACGGTCTGTATTATCAAGTGTTACAAGTCATAGAAGAGGGTGGCTGGACCATCTTCCGCAATATGGCACTTTTATTCGCGGTTGGTTTGCCAATCGGACTGGCTAAAACAGCCCATGCTCGCGCAGTTATGGTGGTCATGGTTTCTTACTTAACCTTTAACTACTTCGTTGGCGCGATGGGTGGATTCTGGGGTGACTTCTTTGGTGTGGATTTCACTCAAGCAATTGGCGGAACTTCAGGCTTAACTGAAATAGCAGGTATTAAAACCATCGATACCGGTATTTTTGGCGCCATCATTATCTCTGGTCTAGTCACTTGGATTCACAACCGTACGTTTGAAAAACAGCTACCTGCATACCTAGGTATTTTCCAAGGTGCGTCATTTGTAGCAATGATCTCATTTTTTGCCATGCTGCCAGCGGCTTGGTTAACCCTTTACGTATGGCCTTCAATTCAACACGGTATTCTAGGTCTACAAACTTTCATGGTTGAGTCTGGTTCATTTGGCGTGTGGCTGTACACATTCTTAGAACGAATCTTGATCCCAACAGGTCTTCATCACTTTGTGTATGCACCGTTCGTATACGGCAATATTGCAACACCAAACGGCATTGCTGTGGATTGGTTTACTAACTTAGAGATGTTCACTCAATCAAGCCAAGCGATGGTGGATCTTTTCCCTGCTGGTGGCTTTGCGCTCCACGGTAACTCAAAAATCTTTGGCTGTACGGGTATTGCATTGGCGATGTACCACACAGCGAAACCGGAAAACCGTAAGAAAGTTGCTGCATTACTTATTCCCGCAACACTCACTGCAGTGCTTGTGGGTATCACCGAGCCGCTAGAGTTTACCTTCCTGTTTATCGCGCCATGGCTATTTGCGATTCACGCTCTATTGGCTGGCACTATGGCTATGGTGATGTACAGCTTTGGTGTGGTAGGCAACATGGGTGGTGGTCTCATTGAGTTTGCGACCGGTAACTGGATTCCTCTACTTGGTAACCATACCAGCATGGTCATCACTCAAATCGCGATTGGTCTGTGCTTCACCGTGATTTACTACTTCGTCTTTAAGTATCTTATCGTCAAATTTAATGTGCCGATTGCGGGGCGTGGCGAAGCTGAACTTAAACTTCACACTAAAGATGACTTTAACAAAAAACACGGCATCACTGGTAAAGGCGCACAAGGTGCAAGCCCACTTCAAGTCCAAGCGGTAGAGACCATTCACGGTTTAGGTGGCGTCGAGAACATCGCGGACTTAAGTAACTGTGCGACTCGCTTACGCGTCACAGTCAAAGATCCAGCGAAAGTGGAATCAGCAGAATACTTTATGAGCACAGGTGCGGTGAACTTGGTTAAAAACGGTAATGCAGTGCAAGTCATCATCGGATTGAGCGTTCCACAGTTACGTGAGGAATGCGAAAAGATAGTCAGTGTTTACAAAGCAGAACAAAAAGTGGATGAGCTAACACCAAGTCCGGCTAGTTAA
- a CDS encoding 6-phospho-alpha-glucosidase, with product MKKEFSVVIAGGGSTFTPGIVMMLLENQDRFPIRKLKFYDNFAARQETVAEACKILLQERAPHIEFSYTTDPEEAFTDIDFCMAHIRAGLYAMREQDEKIPLRHGCVGQETCGAGGMAYGLRSIPAVIEMIDYMEKYSPNAWMLNYSNPAAIVAEACRVMRPNSKVLNICDMPIGIETRIAEILGYQDRKQFDIMYYGLNHFGWWKEFKDAKTGEDLMPRIKEYIQEFGYLPPSAMNGSQHTDESWKETFIKVRDVYALDPETIPNTYLKYYMYPDYVVEHSNKEFTRANEVMEGREKEVFTECRRIIAAGTAVDTTIEVEEHASYIVDLATAIAFNTKERMLLIVPNNGAISNFDPTAMVEIPCIVDNTGAKPLQIGEIPEFQKGMMSQQVSVEKLVVQAHVEGSKQRLWQALTLSATIPSATVAKAILDDLLEANKEFWVEMK from the coding sequence ATGAAAAAAGAATTCTCAGTTGTTATTGCAGGCGGCGGTTCAACATTTACTCCAGGCATCGTAATGATGTTGCTAGAAAACCAAGATCGTTTTCCAATCCGCAAACTGAAATTCTACGATAACTTCGCGGCACGTCAGGAGACAGTCGCAGAAGCATGTAAGATTTTACTGCAAGAACGTGCTCCACACATCGAGTTCTCTTACACTACAGATCCTGAAGAAGCGTTTACTGATATTGATTTCTGTATGGCGCACATTCGTGCTGGTTTGTACGCAATGCGTGAACAAGATGAGAAGATCCCACTACGTCACGGTTGTGTAGGACAAGAAACTTGTGGTGCGGGCGGTATGGCTTACGGTCTACGTTCTATCCCAGCGGTAATCGAAATGATCGATTACATGGAAAAATACTCGCCAAACGCTTGGATGTTGAACTACTCAAACCCAGCGGCGATCGTAGCAGAAGCTTGCCGTGTGATGCGTCCAAATTCAAAAGTACTCAATATTTGTGATATGCCAATTGGTATCGAAACGCGCATCGCAGAAATTTTGGGTTACCAAGATCGTAAACAGTTCGACATCATGTACTACGGTCTAAACCACTTTGGTTGGTGGAAAGAGTTCAAAGATGCAAAAACTGGTGAAGATCTAATGCCACGCATCAAAGAATACATCCAAGAGTTTGGCTACTTGCCACCAAGTGCGATGAATGGTTCACAGCACACCGATGAATCTTGGAAGGAAACCTTTATCAAAGTTCGTGATGTTTACGCACTTGATCCAGAAACGATTCCAAACACCTACCTAAAATACTACATGTACCCAGATTACGTAGTAGAGCACTCAAACAAAGAGTTCACTCGTGCTAACGAAGTAATGGAAGGTCGTGAAAAAGAAGTCTTCACTGAGTGTCGTCGTATTATTGCAGCGGGTACCGCCGTTGATACAACGATCGAAGTTGAAGAACATGCGTCTTACATCGTTGACCTTGCTACAGCAATCGCGTTCAACACGAAAGAGCGTATGCTACTGATTGTCCCTAACAATGGTGCAATCAGTAACTTTGACCCAACTGCGATGGTTGAGATCCCATGTATTGTGGACAACACAGGTGCGAAACCACTACAAATTGGTGAAATTCCTGAGTTCCAAAAAGGGATGATGAGCCAACAAGTTTCAGTAGAAAAACTGGTTGTACAAGCTCACGTTGAAGGCTCTAAACAACGCCTATGGCAAGCATTGACATTGTCAGCAACGATTCCGAGTGCGACAGTCGCGAAAGCGATTTTAGATGACCTACTTGAAGCAAATAAAGAGTTCTGGGTTGAAATGAAATAG
- a CDS encoding SemiSWEET transporter, whose product MIDFTVLGYVAAFCTTCSFVPQVFHILKTGDTKSISLAMYSCFVFGVFLWLVYGIAMQDWPIIVANAITLMLASMILLLKVRDVARAKKAPPLSV is encoded by the coding sequence ATGATTGATTTCACTGTTCTGGGCTATGTTGCCGCGTTCTGCACCACATGTTCTTTTGTGCCGCAAGTGTTTCATATATTGAAGACTGGTGACACTAAGTCAATTTCTTTGGCAATGTATAGTTGCTTTGTTTTTGGCGTGTTTCTGTGGTTGGTTTACGGTATCGCGATGCAAGATTGGCCGATTATCGTGGCTAATGCGATTACTCTAATGCTGGCGAGTATGATTCTACTACTCAAAGTTCGTGATGTTGCTCGCGCCAAAAAAGCGCCCCCTTTAAGTGTCTAG
- a CDS encoding PTS transporter subunit EIIC: protein MNKEAITTYLSDLSRAMLAPIYVLPLVGFVIAIGAAVTNPGIVELLPFLDAPFFKGMGEVLVWSTLSVLINLHIIFAVGISVGLAKKDKHLAGFNAMILYFVYLYTMNTYMKFNGLLIDGDLGGTGQASIMGLQVVDTGIFVGMLIGIINAYFHNKYSQKVLSGALSLYGESRLVLIIMLPITIGLGLLFTHIWPPVQQVIFQFGENIRGAGSMGVGVYGFLERILIPTGLHHLLWVPMHFTDLGGCQVIAGQTYCGVENIFLAEIGDPETTRLSSSIIFDSRSLVKIFGLTGAGLAMYHCADADKREKVKAIVFPAIASSILVGVTEPIEFSFLFVAPILFVVHAILTGLFMSLLAIFDIVAVGKGGLIDFIVYNVPLGTEKTDWPFYILMGLVQLAVYYMVFRALITKLNLKTLGRGEAEMKLHSKSDYKAKQQGQAIDAAAGQYNSAAIIKGLGGKDNIVDVQNCYTRLRVEVRDPELVNEAIIRESNPMGVVLKGTNIQIIFGSHVASVRQEVNDHLQVMA from the coding sequence ATGAACAAGGAAGCAATCACCACTTACCTCAGTGATTTATCACGGGCAATGCTGGCTCCTATTTACGTATTACCGCTTGTAGGCTTTGTTATCGCAATTGGCGCGGCTGTGACGAACCCGGGAATCGTTGAGTTACTGCCATTTTTAGATGCCCCTTTCTTCAAAGGCATGGGCGAAGTGCTGGTCTGGTCGACATTGAGCGTACTTATTAACCTGCATATTATTTTTGCCGTTGGCATCTCTGTTGGTTTAGCCAAAAAAGATAAACACCTAGCTGGCTTTAATGCCATGATCCTCTACTTCGTCTATCTCTACACCATGAACACTTATATGAAGTTCAACGGACTTCTCATTGATGGCGATCTGGGAGGAACTGGTCAAGCAAGTATTATGGGCTTGCAGGTAGTCGATACTGGCATTTTCGTTGGTATGCTGATTGGTATCATCAATGCATACTTTCACAACAAGTACAGCCAAAAAGTATTGAGTGGGGCCTTATCTCTGTACGGCGAATCTCGCTTGGTACTGATCATCATGCTACCCATTACAATTGGCCTTGGTTTACTGTTCACTCACATTTGGCCTCCGGTACAGCAGGTAATTTTCCAATTTGGTGAAAATATTCGTGGCGCAGGCTCTATGGGCGTGGGTGTCTATGGTTTCCTTGAACGCATCTTAATCCCAACAGGTCTGCATCACCTACTTTGGGTACCGATGCACTTTACCGATCTAGGTGGTTGCCAAGTTATTGCGGGTCAAACTTACTGCGGTGTGGAGAACATTTTCCTAGCTGAAATTGGTGACCCTGAAACGACTCGTCTATCTAGCTCGATCATTTTTGACTCGCGCAGCCTAGTCAAGATCTTCGGTCTTACTGGTGCGGGGCTAGCGATGTATCATTGCGCTGACGCAGATAAGCGCGAAAAAGTAAAAGCGATTGTCTTCCCTGCCATTGCATCGTCTATCTTAGTCGGTGTGACAGAGCCAATTGAGTTCTCGTTCCTATTTGTAGCCCCTATTCTGTTTGTGGTACATGCGATTCTGACTGGCCTGTTTATGTCTCTGCTGGCGATATTCGATATTGTCGCGGTTGGTAAAGGCGGATTAATTGACTTTATTGTTTACAACGTACCACTAGGCACGGAAAAAACCGATTGGCCTTTTTACATCTTAATGGGTCTGGTGCAACTCGCGGTCTACTATATGGTATTCCGTGCGCTAATTACTAAGCTCAATCTAAAAACTTTAGGCCGTGGCGAAGCTGAAATGAAGCTACACAGCAAATCGGATTACAAAGCAAAACAGCAAGGTCAAGCGATTGATGCGGCTGCGGGTCAATACAATTCAGCGGCTATCATTAAAGGCCTTGGTGGCAAAGATAATATTGTCGATGTGCAAAACTGCTACACTCGCCTTCGCGTTGAAGTTCGAGATCCTGAACTCGTTAACGAAGCGATCATTCGCGAGTCGAACCCTATGGGGGTAGTGCTGAAAGGCACTAATATTCAAATTATTTTTGGTAGCCACGTGGCTTCAGTAAGACAAGAAGTGAACGACCACTTACAAGTTATGGCGTAA
- a CDS encoding GntR family transcriptional regulator — protein MLYKKVLEELKQNINSGVYEVGSALPTERQLIEAFDVSRITIRKAVDELVKLELVEKRRGSGTYVLGKQYSHELRGLAGTTEILGGLQKTVRYKVFQFSMVTDHPAIHKMLEIDEKEPLYYIRRVKYVDDLPRIVEDSYMPVSLFPDLNISTLEKSKFDYVERVKGMQIEGSRQEFTAVEPDDALIDLLAMEKSAPVMNLCSVSNLKDGRRFDYTEAWFHPDAHKLAVYLPR, from the coding sequence ATGTTATACAAAAAGGTGTTGGAGGAACTGAAACAGAACATCAACAGTGGGGTGTACGAAGTGGGTTCTGCATTGCCAACAGAAAGGCAATTAATCGAGGCTTTTGATGTAAGTCGGATCACCATCCGCAAAGCGGTGGATGAACTGGTTAAGTTAGAGCTTGTTGAGAAGCGACGTGGTTCAGGGACTTATGTGTTGGGCAAGCAATACTCTCATGAGCTCAGAGGATTGGCTGGTACCACTGAAATCTTGGGTGGTTTGCAAAAAACGGTCCGCTATAAAGTGTTTCAGTTTAGTATGGTGACGGATCATCCGGCGATTCATAAGATGCTAGAAATTGATGAAAAAGAGCCGCTGTACTACATTCGTCGTGTAAAGTATGTCGATGATTTACCTAGAATTGTTGAAGACAGCTATATGCCTGTTTCGCTGTTTCCTGACTTGAACATCTCAACATTAGAAAAGTCGAAATTTGATTATGTTGAGCGCGTAAAGGGAATGCAGATTGAAGGTAGCCGACAAGAGTTTACCGCGGTCGAACCTGATGACGCTTTGATTGATTTATTGGCAATGGAAAAGAGCGCTCCGGTTATGAACCTTTGCTCGGTTTCGAACCTGAAAGATGGTCGTCGTTTTGATTACACCGAAGCATGGTTTCATCCAGATGCACATAAACTGGCCGTTTATCTTCCACGTTAA
- a CDS encoding 6-phospho-alpha-glucosidase translates to MNKQPQIIAIAGGGSTYTAGIVKALLMKGEEFPIAEIRLYDIDAERQDNVVVLVDYVVKTHAPHVNLTVTTEPEVAFSHADFVFAQIRVGQYKMREQDEKIPLRHGCVGQETCGAGGLAYGMRTIFPMVELIDHMERFAKPTCWMLNYSNPAAIVADAVNRLRPNSRVLNICDMPVAIERNLSNILGVNRYELDVEYFGLNHYGWFTSVKVDGEEKLPELRQHIQKFGMLTEQEVENACHSEPSWIKTFKNTKPLVQMFPEYLPNTYLQYYLMADEIVEQSNPERTRANEVMEGREKKMFEAIEQIKASDGNVEGKFHVGVHGEFIADVAMSMAYDLRQKWLVIIPNNGLIKGLPDDAMVEVPALLGRDKVYPIQVGEVPHFYQGMLMQQLMSEKCLVDAALEGSYEKALQAFALNKTIPSARVAKLILDEMIEANKGYWPELK, encoded by the coding sequence ATGAACAAACAACCACAAATTATTGCTATTGCTGGTGGCGGTTCTACTTACACTGCTGGGATTGTTAAAGCGCTACTGATGAAAGGCGAAGAGTTCCCTATCGCTGAAATTCGCCTATATGATATTGATGCAGAGCGTCAGGATAATGTAGTGGTGCTCGTTGATTATGTTGTTAAGACACATGCTCCACACGTAAATCTAACTGTGACCACTGAGCCGGAAGTTGCTTTCTCCCATGCAGATTTCGTTTTCGCCCAAATTCGCGTTGGTCAATACAAGATGCGTGAACAGGATGAAAAGATCCCTCTACGTCACGGCTGTGTTGGTCAAGAAACATGTGGTGCTGGTGGTTTAGCTTATGGAATGCGCACCATTTTCCCTATGGTCGAGCTAATTGACCATATGGAACGTTTCGCGAAACCTACTTGCTGGATGCTCAACTATTCCAACCCAGCAGCGATTGTTGCCGATGCGGTTAATCGTCTGCGTCCAAACTCTCGTGTACTCAATATCTGTGATATGCCAGTGGCGATTGAACGTAACCTATCCAATATTTTGGGTGTTAACCGTTACGAACTTGATGTCGAATACTTCGGCTTGAACCACTACGGTTGGTTTACTTCAGTGAAAGTTGATGGTGAAGAGAAACTGCCTGAACTACGCCAGCATATTCAAAAGTTTGGAATGCTAACTGAGCAAGAAGTTGAAAACGCCTGTCACTCGGAGCCATCTTGGATCAAGACATTCAAGAACACTAAGCCTCTTGTGCAAATGTTCCCTGAGTACTTACCAAATACCTATCTACAATACTATCTGATGGCTGATGAGATTGTTGAACAATCGAATCCAGAGCGTACTCGTGCCAACGAAGTTATGGAAGGTCGTGAGAAGAAAATGTTTGAAGCGATTGAGCAAATCAAGGCATCTGACGGTAATGTTGAAGGTAAGTTCCACGTTGGCGTGCATGGTGAGTTTATCGCTGACGTTGCTATGTCTATGGCGTACGATTTGCGTCAAAAATGGCTAGTCATTATTCCAAACAACGGTTTAATCAAAGGGCTACCGGATGATGCAATGGTAGAAGTACCAGCATTGTTAGGTCGTGATAAAGTTTACCCAATTCAAGTAGGCGAAGTGCCACACTTCTATCAAGGTATGCTTATGCAGCAATTGATGTCCGAAAAATGCTTGGTAGATGCTGCGCTGGAAGGCTCATACGAAAAAGCGTTACAAGCTTTTGCATTGAACAAAACTATTCCTTCAGCACGCGTTGCTAAGTTGATCTTAGATGAGATGATTGAAGCGAACAAAGGCTACTGGCCAGAGCTTAAATAA